In the genome of Brienomyrus brachyistius isolate T26 chromosome 17, BBRACH_0.4, whole genome shotgun sequence, one region contains:
- the LOC125712410 gene encoding opioid-binding protein/cell adhesion molecule homolog isoform X2: MYSQVCFLVFPWMFALVILSGAPAQSGESSFSKPMDNVTVRQGDSAVLKCITETKVSRVAWLNRTTILFAGQEKWSLDPRVVLLNDTPVTEYSIRIRNVDVHDEGPYVCSILTNRKPKSSRVHLIVQVPARIVNVSKDMTVNEGSNVRLVCLATGRPEPSITWRHRLMRGNKFLSEGEYIEITAITKEQSGIYECTSSNDISAPDMRTVHITVNYPPSILSTRATGAARGQQGVLQCEASAIPGAEFQWYREGRRILSGLNGAKIENMGKKSRLVFFNVSEEHYGNYTCVATNVMGNTNASMILHGPGAVRDVSGACLTKHSSLCLLWTAAFLLAAPF, encoded by the exons GAGCTCCGGCTCAGAGCGGGGAGTCGTCTTTCTCCAAACCCATGGACAACGTCACCGTCAGGCAGGGCGACAGTGCCGTTTTAAA ATGCATCACAGAAACCAAGGTGTCGAGGGTGGCGTGGCTGAATCGCACCACCATCCTGTTTGCCGGCCAAGAGAAGTGGTCCTTGGACCCCCGTGTGGTTCTCCTGAACGACACACCTGTCACGGAGTACAGTATCCGAATCCGCAACGTGGATGTGCACGACGAAGGTCCCTATGTTTGCTCCATCCTCACCAACAGGAAGCCCAAGTCGTCAAGGGTACACCTCATAGTACAAG TTCCTGCAAGGATCGTAAACGTATCCAAAGATATGACAGTGAATGAAGGCAGCAACGTCAGGCTCGTATGTCTGGCTACCGGGAGACCAGAGCCCAGCATCACATGGAGGCACCGTTTAATGCGAG GAAACAAATTCCTGTCTGAAGGCGAATACATCGAGATCACAGCGATCACCAAAGAACAATCTGGAATTTACGAGTGCACCTCCAGCAATGACATTTCAGCTCCTGACATGAGAACAGTGCACATCACAGTCAATT ATCCACCATCCATCCTTAGCACCAGGGCCACTGGAGCcgccagggggcagcagggcgTTCTGCAGTGTGAAGCCTCAGCAATCCCGGGGGCGGAGTTCCAGTGGTACCGAGAAGGTCGCAG GATCCTCAGTGGATTGAATGGGGCAAAGATAGAAAACATGGGTAAAAAATCCAGGCTAGTCTTCTTCAACGTTTCTGAGGAGCATTACGGCAACTACACCTGCGTGGCCACAAATGTGATGGGAAACACTAATGCTAGCATGATACTACATG GACCAGGTGCTGTTCGCGACGTGAGTGGGGCATGCCTAACCAAGCACTCCTCCCTGTGCCTGCTATGGACTGCAGCTTTTCTGCTTGCCGCCCCCTTTTGA
- the LOC125712410 gene encoding opioid-binding protein/cell adhesion molecule-like isoform X1 gives MALHGCFLLRRRYLAGIALRLLFLLPAGAPAQSGESSFSKPMDNVTVRQGDSAVLKCITETKVSRVAWLNRTTILFAGQEKWSLDPRVVLLNDTPVTEYSIRIRNVDVHDEGPYVCSILTNRKPKSSRVHLIVQVPARIVNVSKDMTVNEGSNVRLVCLATGRPEPSITWRHRLMRGNKFLSEGEYIEITAITKEQSGIYECTSSNDISAPDMRTVHITVNYPPSILSTRATGAARGQQGVLQCEASAIPGAEFQWYREGRRILSGLNGAKIENMGKKSRLVFFNVSEEHYGNYTCVATNVMGNTNASMILHGPGAVRDVSGACLTKHSSLCLLWTAAFLLAAPF, from the exons ATGGCTTTGCACGGGTGTTTCTTGCTGCGCCGGAGGTACCTCGCCGGGATAGCGCTAAGGCTGCTGTTTCTTCTGCCTGCAGGAGCTCCGGCTCAGAGCGGGGAGTCGTCTTTCTCCAAACCCATGGACAACGTCACCGTCAGGCAGGGCGACAGTGCCGTTTTAAA ATGCATCACAGAAACCAAGGTGTCGAGGGTGGCGTGGCTGAATCGCACCACCATCCTGTTTGCCGGCCAAGAGAAGTGGTCCTTGGACCCCCGTGTGGTTCTCCTGAACGACACACCTGTCACGGAGTACAGTATCCGAATCCGCAACGTGGATGTGCACGACGAAGGTCCCTATGTTTGCTCCATCCTCACCAACAGGAAGCCCAAGTCGTCAAGGGTACACCTCATAGTACAAG TTCCTGCAAGGATCGTAAACGTATCCAAAGATATGACAGTGAATGAAGGCAGCAACGTCAGGCTCGTATGTCTGGCTACCGGGAGACCAGAGCCCAGCATCACATGGAGGCACCGTTTAATGCGAG GAAACAAATTCCTGTCTGAAGGCGAATACATCGAGATCACAGCGATCACCAAAGAACAATCTGGAATTTACGAGTGCACCTCCAGCAATGACATTTCAGCTCCTGACATGAGAACAGTGCACATCACAGTCAATT ATCCACCATCCATCCTTAGCACCAGGGCCACTGGAGCcgccagggggcagcagggcgTTCTGCAGTGTGAAGCCTCAGCAATCCCGGGGGCGGAGTTCCAGTGGTACCGAGAAGGTCGCAG GATCCTCAGTGGATTGAATGGGGCAAAGATAGAAAACATGGGTAAAAAATCCAGGCTAGTCTTCTTCAACGTTTCTGAGGAGCATTACGGCAACTACACCTGCGTGGCCACAAATGTGATGGGAAACACTAATGCTAGCATGATACTACATG GACCAGGTGCTGTTCGCGACGTGAGTGGGGCATGCCTAACCAAGCACTCCTCCCTGTGCCTGCTATGGACTGCAGCTTTTCTGCTTGCCGCCCCCTTTTGA